The genomic DNA GCGTCAAAAATCAGAGTGAAGCCCGTCAGATTTTATCTTCGACGGCCGAACTGTCATTCCGAGACATCAACGACAAGGTGTTACTTGATGGATCAGATTTAAAGGCAAAAGGAGCGAAAGTCGGATACGATCCGCAAACGAACGCACCGCTCGTCGAACTGACGATGAAATCAAAAGAAAAATTTTATGAAGTGACACAACAAGTGTCTAAAATGCAACCTCCTGCAAATCGTCTTGTCATCTGGCTCGACTATGAAAAAGGGGATACGTACGAAAAAGAGATTCAAAAAGAAAATTCGAAAATCGTCTCCGATGCTTCGGTCCAACAGCCGATCAACTCGGATAAAGCCATCATCTCTGGTGGTGACATCACAGCAGAATACGGGAAGCAATTATCGTCGATCCTGAATGCCGGAGCATTACCGGTCAAACTGGATGAAATCTATTCGACGTCTGTCTCGGCCGCGTTTGGTCAAGATGCCCTCGATCAGACTTTGTTTGCTTCAATGATCGGTGTTGCAGCCGTCTTCCTCTTCATGTTGCTGTTTTACCGGGTATCTGGTTTAGTGTCGATCATTACATTGTTGTTCTACATCTATCTCGTCATGATCTTCTTTAACGGAATTAATGCAGTCTTAACGTTGCCGGGTATCGCCGCTCTTGTACTTGGTGTAGGGATGGCAGTTGATGCGAACATCATCACGGCAGAACGGATTAAAGATGAACTCCGAAGTGGGAAATCCGTCTTGTCCGCTTTTAAAGCCGGTAACCGCCGCTCATTTGGTACGATTCTTGATGCCAACTTGACGACGTTGATTTCAGCAGGCGTGTTGTATTACTTCGGAACAAGTACCGTCAAAGGATTTGCCATCATGCTGATGGTCTCGATTGCCGTTACGTTCATCACGAATGTTTTTATCTCACGTTACTTGATGCAACTTCTCGTCAGCAGCCGCTGGTTTGATAAGAAAAAAACCTGGTTTGGCGTAAAGGAGGATGAAATTCGTGAACTTTAATCCAACGAAATTTGATTATGTCAAACATCGGAAAGTTTATTTTGCAATCACGATTGCGCTTTTAGTGATTTCGATTTTATTGTTGGCTTTCCGCGGATTGAACCTTGGAATCGACTTTACAGAAGGAACACGCGTTGAAATTTCTTCAACGAACACGATTAAGGAATCAGAGGTCCGTTCTGTTATTGAAGAGGCTGGAATTGATGCGGCTGAAATCAACGGCGTTCAATTTGCGCAAGGCGGAAAGCTCGCGAACGTGACGTTCGTCGGAGAATTCAGCCAGGAACAAATCTCGAAAATGAAACAAACGATTGAAGCGAAGTATAAGAAAGAACCAAGTATTTCGACGGTATCGGCGCAAGTCGGTCAGGAAATTGCCCGTAACGCGATTTATGCTGTCTTGCTAGCTTCACTCGGAATCGTCATTTACGTCTCGTTCCGATTCCAACCGCTTTACGGAATCGCGACAGTACTTGCTTTACTCCATGATGCGTTGATGATCATCGCCTTCTTCTCGTTGTTCCAGATTGAAGTTAATCTGTACTTCATCGCAGCGATTTTGACCATCATCGGTTATTCCGTCAACGATACGATCGTAACATTCGACCGGATTCGGGAAAACTTGGGTCTTGCTGAAAAAGGTGGCCGTCAAGTGACATTCAGTGAATTGTCGCATATCGTCAATGAATCGATTCAACAGACAATCATTCGTTCGATCAACACGGTCGTCACAGTCATCATGACGGCAGCGGCACTATACATCTTTGGTAGTGAAGCCATCCGTGGATTCAGTCTTGCCTTGCTTGTTGGTCTATTCATGGGCATGTATTCTTCGATCTTCATCGCAGCTCAACTGTGGCTCGTCATGAAAGGTCGAACTTTAAAATCAACTAAACAAGCCTCATGACCTGACCCGTGTTAGCTATCGCTAACGCGGGTTTTGTTTTATAATGATGAAGTTGATTGGAGGGATTAGATGTATCATTCAAAGAAAACATGGATCGATAAGGAAGTCGATTCCGTTAAAATAGACGAATTAGCCGGCCAGGTGGACGTTTCCCGGCAAGTCGCACACTTGCTCGTTCAGCGTGGCTTTGAGACAGCAGATCAAGCCAAAGCATTTTTGGAAACCGATCAAATGGCGTTTCATGATCCGTTTTTGTTCCAGGACATGAACAAAGTGATTACCCGGATCCAGCAAGCAGCCGACGAAGGTGAAATGATTTTGATTTACGGAGACTATGATGTCGACGGCGTCAGTTCCGCTGCGATTTTATGGCATGCGTTGATTGAAATCGGTGCGATGGCGGAATGCTACATTCCGAATCGTTTTACAGAAGGTTACGGACCGAACGAGGCAGCGTTCCGCTGGGCAGCGGAAGAGGGCTTTGGTCTCGTCATCACGGTCGACTGTGGAATTTCCGGTATCGAGGAAGCGGCCGTCTTAAAAGAACTGGGAGTCGACTTAATCATTACCGATCACCATGAAGCAAAAGACGTCTTGCCGGACGCTTTCGCGATGATTCATCCGGGTGTTGATTCCAATTACCCGTATTCGAAGCTTGCCGGTGCCGGTGTTGCCTTTAAGGTCGCCCATGCGTTACTGGGACGTGTGCCGGAAGAATTGCTTGATTTGGCTGTACTCGGAACGATTGCCGACTTAGTCCCGCTCGTCGGTGAAAACCGTTTGCTTGCAGCGAAAGGGATTGAAGCGCTAAATGCCAGTGAACGACCGGGCATCCTGGCGTTACGGAAAGTCTGCAGTCTCGTCGAAGACGAGTTGACGGAAGAGTCGGTCGGATTTGCCTTTGGTCCCCGGATCAATGCGGCAGGGCGACTCGACTCAGCGATGCCAGCACTTGAGATGCTACTCGCGGAAACGATTGAAGAAGCCAGTCTGCTTGCAGAACAACTCGACCAACAAAATAAGCAACGGCAGGATATCGTCAAGAAAATTGCCGAAGAAGCGACTGATCTCGTAGAACAGCATTATTTATCGGACCGAGTCTTAGTTGTCGACTCAAATCAATGGAATCCCGGCGTCGTCGGAATTGTGGCGTCCCGGCTCGTTGAAAAATATCATCGACCGGTCATTCTATTGTGTCATGACGCAGAAAAAGGCACCGCCAAAGGATCGGGGCGCTCGATTGCAGCGTTTGACCTCTTTGCTGAGTTAAATCAGTCGGCTGATATCTTACCGCACTTCGGAGGACATCCGGCGGCTGCCGGGATGACATTGTCATCCGAAAACGTTAAGGTCCTACGGGAACGATTGAATGCCCAAGCGGCAAGTTTACCGGAGGAAGCGTTCATCGCGACGACGGAAATTGATTTACGCTTAAATGTCTCGGATGTGTCGATCGGCTTGATCGAAGAGATGGGACGGCTGGCCCCGTTCGGTATGGGGAATCCGTCGCCGCGAGTTGTCGTCGAAGGCGCAAACATTCGTGACTTGAAACGGATTGGTCGTGATTTGACGCACTTGAAGGTTCTTGTGACCGACGGGAAGACCGAACTGGATGGAATCGGATTTGGGTTCGGAGACGCAGTCGATGAAGTATCGTCACTCGCAGAAGTTTCATTGATGGGAAGTCTGAACATCAATGAATGGAACGGATTCCGTAAACCGCAACTGATGATTCAGGATTTGGCGGTCGTTGATTATCAACTGTTTGATTATCGTGGTGGTAAAAAACCGCTGACAGATGTGTTTGAACTTCCGCATGATACGACGACGTTTGTTGCGTTTTCTGAAGAAACAAAGTCCAAATATGCCGAGCGTCCGCTGAACGGAGAAGCGAAGGCAAATGTTGTCTTTTTGGATATACCGGAAGAAGAAGCGGCTTTCTTGCCGTATTTAAAAGATTCCGAACGAATTTATTGTGCGTTTAAAGACGAAGGGTATTATTTCGAGACGATTCCGTCCCGGGAAGAGTTTAAACATTATTTCAATTACTTTGCGAAATGTCCCCGTGACGAGCTTCGAATTGGGCTCGTTCGTTTGTCGAAATCCCGAAAATGGTCGAAACGTTCGATTAACTTTATGCATTCAGTGTTTTCGGAACTGGATTTTCTTGTTACAATGGAGGACGGGCTGCCGGGTGTGAACCCGAACGCTGAAAAACGAGACTTGACGGAAGCTGCGACGTACAAGCGTCATGAGGAACGTCAACGTCTTGAGCAACAATACATTTATTCGTCACTCG from Exiguobacterium sibiricum 7-3 includes the following:
- the recJ gene encoding single-stranded-DNA-specific exonuclease RecJ, with translation MYHSKKTWIDKEVDSVKIDELAGQVDVSRQVAHLLVQRGFETADQAKAFLETDQMAFHDPFLFQDMNKVITRIQQAADEGEMILIYGDYDVDGVSSAAILWHALIEIGAMAECYIPNRFTEGYGPNEAAFRWAAEEGFGLVITVDCGISGIEEAAVLKELGVDLIITDHHEAKDVLPDAFAMIHPGVDSNYPYSKLAGAGVAFKVAHALLGRVPEELLDLAVLGTIADLVPLVGENRLLAAKGIEALNASERPGILALRKVCSLVEDELTEESVGFAFGPRINAAGRLDSAMPALEMLLAETIEEASLLAEQLDQQNKQRQDIVKKIAEEATDLVEQHYLSDRVLVVDSNQWNPGVVGIVASRLVEKYHRPVILLCHDAEKGTAKGSGRSIAAFDLFAELNQSADILPHFGGHPAAAGMTLSSENVKVLRERLNAQAASLPEEAFIATTEIDLRLNVSDVSIGLIEEMGRLAPFGMGNPSPRVVVEGANIRDLKRIGRDLTHLKVLVTDGKTELDGIGFGFGDAVDEVSSLAEVSLMGSLNINEWNGFRKPQLMIQDLAVVDYQLFDYRGGKKPLTDVFELPHDTTTFVAFSEETKSKYAERPLNGEAKANVVFLDIPEEEAAFLPYLKDSERIYCAFKDEGYYFETIPSREEFKHYFNYFAKCPRDELRIGLVRLSKSRKWSKRSINFMHSVFSELDFLVTMEDGLPGVNPNAEKRDLTEAATYKRHEERQRLEQQYIYSSLAQLKERFDTLVEAAKQEEMTWSSNSI